The genomic segment CCGAAACCTTTCTTCATCTTCCTTGGGCAGTGGCGAGCTTTGTGTGATGTTAGTTGAGCAGGAGTTTTCTCCCTTGATCAAGAGTCGTCCTCCATGTAACTCTGAAGACTTTCAAATGGGTCTGTGTGTGGTGTACTACAACAGAgacaacaaatacatgtaatactcATTTAGTAGAACAACATTTCCATATTTCTCTTTAACATGTCTCATCCAACTTGGCGAGGCAAATTTATCTTTTAACTCATTATGTAGAGTCTAGTAAGTCCAGGGTACCTGGTTGGATCCCAAGCAGAGGCTTAATCATAACGACTTTTGTTACACATGCTTATATGCTGAGCAAATACCTGTTAAATGGAAGAGGATTCAACCAAAATAACCCCCATGaacttgaatgaaggccaaggtcattcatttaaacaaactttgtaccTATTCATCCCAGAATGCAACAGGGCCTTATCAGGTTGaatcttgattattgagaaaaaaattgtttaaaaggTTTTGGTATATtcaacccctgtgaccttgaatttagGTCAAGTTCATCAATTTGAACAAAGATGTAGCCCTtagtctcaggtgacctaaaaactatTATACAGGTAGACTTCACAGAATCTACAATCAGatgaaaaacagaaaatttCTCTTAAAAAACTCTCTCAACGATACAAGAAGATTTATGAAATCAAAATTACACTGTATCACAAAAATCACTATGGAATCAAGAATGCTATTCACCCTAGGAGttgacattattttttttttttcatttattacaATTAGAAATAATTGCACACAAACCTAAGAAATTGTTGAAGTCGTCTTCTACGTTGATATTTGCGATACATGTAATAGGCTGTCATGGACACTGTAATGATGGCCGCCACACTAAACATCAGACCTAGTACGATGTCCACAGCTGAAGCTGAAAATATGGCTTGCTCCTTATAGGTTACATCAGGCTCATCATTTCTGTTTGAATTGTACTCCTGATCCGAAAGGCATTTTCCTGAATAATACAAAGTCCAGTAATGAATTGACGATGTGACCCTATGTAACAGAGCATATGATTAAATCTAAATCAGTGTCTCCACTAGGGATAGAACCCTGGACCTCTGGCATACTAGTCTTATGCTCTTTAGCCAAGtggtatattgcagctagtatctaacagggttacatactccccttCCAGCAATGAACTCCTCGAGTTTCTAGGAGTTATAGCAATAatttgttatattgtaatatatacagtatattgctTCTTTAATTGATTGAATTTAGTTTCTATAATTGAACTGAAACAAATTCTGTTATACTATATGATGTTTGGACCTAATAACAGTGCAATGTGATTACATCATAAAggttatatacctgtaaataCAGTCTTCTGAAGAGACTCATTGTCATCACAAATCACATGGACGAGATATCGTGTGGTCTTTCTAAGATTGCTTAGTGTGACATTATTTTCTGTGACTGTAATGATCTCTGTTTTATTGACAACAGATTTGCTTTGATCCAGGTCCTTGTACCACACAGTACAGGACACAGGTGCTGTAGTCAGAGCATGCATTGATATTAAGATGGCTGCACCATCCATGCATACACTCTCCATCTCCATGTGAAGTCCTGGTAGTGTCCCGGTATATACCAGCATGCAGgcacctgtaaaataaaccAATCAAATGATTAAAGGTGAAGAAAAACTAGCCCTGTTTCACACTACAATTTTATTCCACTAAAATTTTGCAATTTTCTATAAGCTAAAAAACTGAGATTTATGAATGcatttttcattgaaattcaAATGCTTCCTTGATTCAAAAAGCTGAATAATATCACTGGAAGAAGACTGCTTATATGAACCATGGATATTAACTGAAAGTCAATATATTAACTCTTCTATCTAGATGCAGGaacttatttatattattacattttagtTTCTTTGAAAATGCTTACTTGTAAATGTACACTTTTTAACTGATTAATTATTAACAAGTTCAAAGTATaaattgtcatgtttatagcCTTATGGACTTACTGCCTTTCGTAGGATAAGAAAGCTACACTTTTCAATTAACATATTATCAACAGGTTTAGtttaaacaacatttatttaatattcatAACACTCcaaacatatacaaatatttcatataggAATTCGAAGACGAAACAAGCTTTAATTACTAGAGCATCCACCATGAGGCGGAAGCTACACTATTTATAATTCATACAGTCTGGATAATGATTGTAACTTTGAAAGATACTTGTTTATCATGTACAGACAATCTGTCATGATAACATAGTAGTATAGAAAGGGTCTATTCAGATGGAATATCACACTGATATGGGAATTTAAAATGagtgttttggggtaaataaatatctcatttatccatatatgtaagatAGGTGTTATGTAAAGcttgattttattatgttagcaccaaaatcttagtgacaccaAACGGTGGTGGAGAATTCCACgatttcatatagtagtgccctctggccctacaccagagGTGGTATTCACAGTAGTCATAGTGTAGCAGACTGGACTGCATGGGTCGATCattggcgaccaggtagctcaatcgatagagcatccggctagtgttcggaggtctcGGGTTCAAACActggtctggccgtgcatttttctaCCCCTCTTACatttggtgccgtgaccaggatcttgtttcaagtgaggtgaatacttgacaaggggatacctgAACctgagttgtgaagtcttccGAGGTCCAAGACTTaaaaaagggagggaagagtgtagcagaactggactgggtcgatcattggcgaccaggtagctcaatcgatagggcatccggctagtgttcggaggtctcgggttcgaaccctggtctcAGTGGCCATGCATTTTCCCACTCTTCTTACAATAGCATCAGCTGAAGTAGAATCCCAGTTACATCTTAATATGCCATAGCATACCGTACCACCACACTTGCGGCCACTGTTTTTATGCCAACCTTAGACTTTTAGTAGTAGCGGTCCCTTGACCAGTGTCAATTATCACATTATAAAATTAACCATTTTTCACATGCAATTGCCCGTGCTAGTTAAATTCTAGTACAATTAAGATCCCCTTCTACTTTAGTTACCTATCAAAACGATGCACTGCAAAATAAATGGGAGAGTGATTTTATATCTCATTTCAGATTCAATAGTTGTCAGCTGATAAATAGTGTCCTTTGAAGTTGGAGACTTGTCACTGCACTAACGTCTGATCACATCCTCCCTACTTCGGTCCTATTCAAACATTACCATCGCTCATAATAAAAACTTATCCGCGATAGGACGAGTTTACAGTTGATGAGCAATCGACTTTGACACATATGACCATATTATTGCTTTTCTTTAAAACAGTAGTCTTGAAAACAGTAAACATCTCGGCGAGGATCCAATCAATTCCAAACTTCCGGTCAGTGCTCAATGTAAGTCAGACGCATGTAGttggtggtagagaatttgtgtatcccgagccgagcccgagccgAAGACCCGAacccgagctttggatatttccgtttttctccttcattactgaatggattaaagtgattttttctacaaagatttgatttcaggttttaaatcaatccgtgtaagtggattttcttaaaatgtattttaacgtcctaaatcgacgattttcattttttagggggagaaattgtgtagcccgcaatcaagcgtgactattcatgttttttgctaattatttccgatacatgctattattgagaaatattactagatacaaacaacaagtaaatatagctgattcttaaaatataaatttcaacatatatctaatgtgacttgatgtcaaattttgacatttttgtaaccgcgccgacgatcaatgaactcgccgtgtttaccgagctttcaccgagcccgtgctaagggcagataactctaccgaTCCCGAGCTTTGTAGAACGTTTAGCCATTCTGGTATAAGAATGTTTCCGGGCTCTGCGACGAGGACGCAGTTCTACAAAGAGcccatatcattttattttaatgattttatatatatttacccatcttttcattattgtttatcacattaaaatatttttatcaccatatgtacttttgtatttttttacgtagaaaataaagttttcatttgtgTTATAAACCAATTCACTCGTTTACTTTTCATCTGTTACTAAAGCTATTTCTTttagtaaaaaaatattttcatcaatgcatgattttaatacaactacagtactattttcctatTGTATTCTAGTTTGAATTTTCGAACATTTAGTACAATGCCAAACGAAACTGTctcttgaaaaatgaaaatctgaCTGATCACAAACACATCTATTGTGAAACCACCTATCGCAACCAGCGTCACAACTTACCATATCATcaaaaacattagaaatatgACATCCATCTGACTCACAatcgataaaaatatcataagttAAGGCTTGagaaactttcttttttctgtatttactaAGTTTTTTCTTTGGAAATTTAGAAAACCTaccatttaaaattcaatttacTAGATGCTGTCTCATATAATCTATGTCGAATTCTATTTCTTCACTACCTTTAAacccattaaaacaaaactcGACTAAATTAGCGATGGCAAAAACCCCACAGTCAACCCCATTTGTTTGCTGTTGTATGCTaggtaaaattgtttttaagattTTCCTATTTTCCCCGTATGATGAACTTACCTGCATTTCTAAGGACGCTGACAAATGATCTTTCTGCTTAGTTATACCTAAATTGTTTCTCTTAAATGCCCTGAACATAACACATAGTATTTCCGCATAATTTTCTATCCTTTAAAATAtcatctttttctttaaaacttatTGTACTCTTATCGTTATCCATCCAAATACGTTTTGTTTCTACTGGCTTACAAATTGACGGTCTATCATCTTCCATTATATTTGATAATCTCCTATTTGTTAAAGATAATCTAGACCTAGGTTTGGGCTTTTTAGGAGTACCGATGTCAGAAATATCATGGAGGGGAGAGATTTGATCAGATTTCACTGGAGAAACTATTGTTGTGCTTGGCGTTGAACATAGTACAGAATCACCTAACTTAGTTAACTTACTCACATATATCACTAAAGGCTTTACTAATGTACAGTCACAAAGCTCGGGAtcggtagagttatctgcccttagcacgggctcggtgaaagctcggtaaacacggcgagttcattgatcgtcggcgcggttacaaaaatgtcaaaatttgacatcaagtcacattagatatatgttgacatttatatttttagaatcagctatatttacttgttgtttgtatctagtaatatttctcaataatagcatgtatcggaaataattagcaaaaaacatgaatagtcacgcttgattgcgggctacacaaattctccccctaaaaaatgaaaatcgtcgatttaggacgttaaaatacattttaagaaaatccacttacacggattgatttaaaacctgaaatcaaatctttgtagaaaaaatcactttaatccattcagtaatgaaggagaaaaacggaaatatccaaagctcgggctcgggtcttcggctcgggctcggctcgggatacacaaattctctaccacccATGTAGTTGGGGATAAAATCGAAGCTGCCAACAGACCTGGAacacattgtttacaaaatgaTGCACTTCCACTTCCGGGTAGTTTTGTAGGACGGCGGAGACAAGATAAGGCAAATATATTTAATAGCATTTAATAGTGTATATGATGGAAACAGACTGAAAGTCAATATATCCATATcatcagggacatatatatatattattatacgtccctgatatcatgtatgataatacaaaacataataatgattataaatACGTCGATGCAGTGAGGTTGATGTTAAATATATTGAGATTCATTTCAGATGTGAATGTCAAAAGTACAGTCCTGTGTCAAACAGGTTAGACACAACCCCAGATTTGGGTAATACCTGGGTAACAGTTACTACTTTGAGTAAGAGATAAGTTACTTATGCATCAGTAAATCACACCACCTTTATTATTGGGCTATATATAATCGAAACACCATTTTACCATTTATACAATAGTTTTGATGTagagtaatatttttttatattgaaaatttgATATCAGAAATTTGTTATACGCATCCCTGTTATatgtcattttattatttattcagTATTTTATGACGTGTAGAAAATGAACAGAAAATATCCATGAAATTTGATATCAGAAAAACAAGTcctaaatataaaaaaaatgatataaagaaattgtagtatttttctatattagtgTAGTATGTTTCTATTTTCTCATTTTTCTGTTATACCATCTTTGCTTTAGGAATTTTAATAGCCTGTCAATCTGTTGCCGTTGATAATtagatgggggggggggggggacacgTCGGGATGATATCCTGTGAAGTAATCAATTCACCACGCCCGTGGCAGTAATTGTCTGCCCGGCTCCCGTTCATGTTTATTGCCCCTGTCAGAGTGAGAGGTATTAATCGCCTCTCATCCCTATTACCCATTACAAATGGCTGGACCCGTCTGGGAGCTCCAGCGATGCCCCATCTATATTACACATGGTCAACATTTACTACCGGCTAATTGTTTTTCTAAGtgttatgtacattgttatttacacatttaagtcACCGAAGCGGAACGCTCCGGTACAGGTGTGCACCGCTCCCGCACCACTCCGGCAGGGGTCCGGTAGCGCTCCGGTAGGTTTTGGTATAAAAGGCGTGAAAGCGAGAGCAGAGTCCGAGTTCAGTTCAGGGAGTTCGTGGAGTTCAGACAGTTAGTTGAAGTTCGAGGGAGAGATCGAGTTGGAGTGCCTAGGTGTTACTTTGCTGGATGTTGCTATGTATGCTGATGAAAGCGAGAGCAGTGTTGCCATTTATATATGCTCTGTACACTGCTGATGTTGCTGAATACATAGACTGAAACGTTACGACAGTGTTGAATTGTGATTCTCAACGACCCACACTATTTATTTCCAAACTCGGGTATTGTGGCGGGTGTCTGACGCTACCTCGAGGACACCTACCGAGGGCTGCAGGACTTTGATTATAGTTCCTCGGCTATTTTGCTACAAAATAGtgaataaattgaaaaaatggCGCCTCATGCACTAACCCCCATCTGATCACACACTCACAGCCACAGGTGATGGACAGTATGTAAATTAACCTGTACAGATGTAGTATAATGTAGCTAGTCATTCTGTGACTTGTCAGTACACTAAATACATGATAGAATTTAGCTAAAAGagttattttcataaaacaaatGGGAATTTTTCTAGTTTAACAGGctataatgaaaaataactcCTAACACATGGGTGCTCAGTGTACCAGAGTGGATTTTGTTCATCTCTTTCAGATATACTGAAAGTTTCATGATAGTGTGAATTTTTCTATGATGTTGTAGAGTATTCGACAAGATGGGGTCTGTTATTGGGAAAGCTATGGATGAAAACATGAAGAAGCAGCAAGATTTCATGCTGAAAACACAGCAGCTTCAGGTAAATATGAACCTTACATGAAGTCATTATTAGTCTTctgtcttgtttttttttattgttattatattttttatacattaatgttcAATGGATGGGATGATGTGGTTACAgtttatgtacattttaaaagatttacGATTTATCACGAATGCTGATAATCTCTTAATATATTATGTTAATTACAAATCATTGTGAAGtgaaaacataatatatatatattggaccaATTTAGACTGTACCGTATGTAGTGAGCTAAGATACACTTTATTATTTCTCTGAAACTTCGGGGTTGTTGAAACTTTGACAGGAAAGCTTGTCTTGCATTGTTCTTTTATTACAGCTAGAGCGTATGATACAGATGAATAATCAGATGAGGGAACGAATGATGGCTGCGCAAATTTCAAGAGCAAGGGACATGTTTCACTTCTTTCGCTGTTTTCTATGGCTTTGCCTGTATTGGTGGTATAGCTGGGTAAGGAGGTTTGCATCTTCATCAATGAAAACTGTGATAAACCCTGAGCCCCACTggatttgcactcttctccttctggaatatatcttccggtcactcgatttgtagctcttctgcctctggaagatcttctacctcttccgtctcgaagctggaagatttatcttccaagatggctgcgaccatgttttaagtgtgctAGTGATGtgtttcactagagaaggacttatgacatatacatgtttgtgtcatagtgtttgagaaaacttaaaaacatgtttgttttgggttatatTCTACCAGTTTACTCTATTTACATATAACAGAATGCGATCTtctgagaagagtgcaaatcgagtggggctctggTAACCTGTATTAGAGATGCTGTTGTTACCCAGTATATTAGATTTAAAAACTGTGGTAATGTATAAGAAACCTTGTTGTTACCCAGTATATTAGATAAAAACTGTGATAATGTATAAGAGACCTTGTTGTTTGCCCagtatacatttgtgtattagATAAAAACTGTGATAATGTATAAGAGACCTTGTTGTTTGCCCagtatacatttgtgtattagATAAAAACTGTGATAATGTATAAGAGACCTTGTTGTTACCCagtatgaaataatttgaacTTAGTATATCAGCAGGTATGAGATGTTTGTTAGTAGTCCCCTACCGGTTTCCTCTCCAACTGtcttgtatgtatgtatgtagtaACACTAAAGATTGCTAACACTAATGTTGCTTCATTCCAAgggggattttgatcaaacttcacacgatgataaaggaccataatatctccgAAAAGTTCCAGTTTCAGggattttgggtcaaggtcaaggttactatttttagaggggctggtaggggacatgtattacttaAGCAATACCCAGGATGCTTGTTGTACCAAAAGATACTACTTATAGTACTAGGTCATTGTCAAAAATCACTGCatgtttaaatgatatgttagcccactgtatacatgtataagtacaTAAAAGAATAGTATGTGGTTCCTGCAGAATGGATGGATAAGCTAGATGTGTACTCCAGTAAATATCAATTGTTCCCTGTGCGTGGATTTTATAAACCTGTctaaaacattttacatgttGTTGTCCATCCAATGTAGGTTGTTTTTGTCCAGAGACTCAGTTTTAAATGGATCTCTTTGAACCTTGATAGGTTCGATAATCATGAAAGGTAGATGTGCTTTCCTGAGCAGTATCTTGATTTGACCATATGTATTTCTCTTGTATTTCTCATATTTTGAGATTTCTTTGACATTTGGGATTATCATCATGACATGCAGTTGTAATTtaatttttgacacaaaaatatATGTCACTTTGACCTGGAACCAGCCTACAAAAATGTGTATTATTTAAACCTGGATTGTCTGATCAACTGGTTCAAACCTGGACTGTCTGATCAACTGGTTCAAACCTAGATTGTCTGATCAAATGGTTCAAACCTGGACTGTCTGATCAAATGGTTCAAACCTAGATTGTCTGATCAACTGGTTCAAACCTGGATTGTCTGATCAAATGGTTCAAACCTGGACTGTCTGATCAACTGGTTCAAACCTA from the Pecten maximus chromosome 4, xPecMax1.1, whole genome shotgun sequence genome contains:
- the LOC117325748 gene encoding uncharacterized protein LOC117325748, yielding MRYKITLPFILQCIVLIGACMLVYTGTLPGLHMEMESVCMDGAAILISMHALTTAPVSCTVWYKDLDQSKSVVNKTEIITVTENNVTLSNLRKTTRYLVHVICDDNESLQKTVFTGKCLSDQEYNSNRNDEPDVTYKEQAIFSASAVDIVLGLMFSVAAIITVSMTAYYMYRKYQRRRRLQQFLSTPHTDPFESLQSYMEDDS
- the LOC117325749 gene encoding LOW QUALITY PROTEIN: plasminogen receptor (KT)-like (The sequence of the model RefSeq protein was modified relative to this genomic sequence to represent the inferred CDS: deleted 1 base in 1 codon), giving the protein MSKVQSCVKQVRHNPRFGVFDKMGSVIGKAMDENMKKQQDFMLKTQQLQLERMIQMNNQMRERMMAAQISRARDMFHFFAVFYGFACIGGIAGFMKMKKPGAIAPLLPLTFVFMYQGDMAYGDKMVRIREEADRIMDKEAHLLDLPHGLPTFSSIEAARLKQMDENRVNQGHDIFL